The following proteins are encoded in a genomic region of Fusarium oxysporum f. sp. lycopersici 4287 chromosome 1, whole genome shotgun sequence:
- a CDS encoding hypothetical protein (At least one base has a quality score < 10), with protein MGMPHSWQIVTARLLLPGAGDQWPRGFCAERGAPLATGLGSGREGGFGLSSGVMIVGMLPPLPGASSIAIPGTLIEGTEPLGLWDVSSTQIDGIFVPVGALGIGELSSATTIPGTAMGFSGWAKEEEDLLGVAGSDRSGVVSVDSSGAFQLASKLTMGRPGLSLTAVGSGRFGLRSFKRILVAARMS; from the coding sequence ATGGGCATGCCACATTCATGGCAAATCGTGACGGCTCGCCTATTGCTGCCAGGGGCTGGGGACCAATGGCCACGAGGCTTTTGTGCAGAACGGGGTGCTCCCCTGGCAACGGGATTAGGTAGCGGACGGGAGGGTGGATTCGGTTTGTCGTCAGGGGTTATGATTGTAGGAATGCTGCCTCCCTTACCCGGAGCCTCATCGATAGCAATACCAGGGACGTTGATCGAAGGTACGGAGCCTCTAGGGCTATGGGATGTCTCGTCTACGCAGATCGACGGGATTTTCGTTCCCGTTGGCGCCCTGGGCATCGGCGAACTTTCCTCCGCCACAACGATACCAGGTACCGCCATGGGTTTCTCCGGCTGGgcgaaggaggaggaggatctGCTGGGGGTTGCCGGAAGCGACCGGTCTGGGGTGGTATCAGTGGACTCGTCCGGGGCTTTCCAGTTGGCGTCGAAGCTTACAATGGGCCGTCCCGGACTGTCACTGACGGCTGTGGGTTCCGGGAGGTTTGGGCTGCGATCTTTCAAGCGCATACTCGTGGCCGCGCGAATGTCCTGA
- a CDS encoding dynamin GTPase (At least one base has a quality score < 10), whose amino-acid sequence MAALGEDLLTTVNKLQDLVFNTIGSDSLDLPQIVVVGSQSAGKSSVLENIVGRDFLPRGAGICTRRPLILQLINVTEDENAPDPASDPYRSPGAARRSEWAEFHHIPNRRFNDFGDVKREIENETSRVAGNNKGINRQPINLKIYSPHVLNLTLVDLPGLTKVPIGDQPTDIEKQTRNLISEYIAKPNSIILAVSPANVDIVNSEALKLARHVDPLGRRTIGVLTKVDLMDHGTNALDILSGRVYPLKLGFIGVVNRSQQDIQGNKPMEDALQAEADFFKHHPAYRNISIRCGTHYLAKTLNTTLMGHIRERLPDIKARLNTLMGQTQQELASYGDMHFSGKEHRGSLILQQMTRFANSFISSIDGTSTEISTKELCGGARIYYIFNSVFGSALDTIDPTSNLSALDIRTAIRNSTGPRPSLFVPEMAFDLLVKPQIKLLEIPSQRCVELVYEELIKICHTCGSTELSRYPRLQAKLIETVSDLLRERLGPASSYVESLISIQRAYINTNHPNFLGAAAAMSNVVSAKQERERKRLIQEERERREKRRLQELEADGDGPENEDGVSGPLDKPEKTKSGRTKATKPPRSISPSLSVRENGTSSLAATMNATHLNGTLRSASPARLNQQGLGGARDSFLNYFFGKDGQTIGGPLPSPGAMPNMPNGRHISQNSETSFPIVRREREFARPSTATTMAPEDDLYDRTGKNYGLASQMGESAEPAMTDREAMETELIRALISSYFNIVRESIADQVPKAVMHLLVNHCKDVVQNRLVSELYKESLFEELLYEDDGVKKEREKCERLLQTYREAAKIIGEVL is encoded by the exons atggctgctctTGGCGAGGATCTGCTCACCACGGTCAACAAGCTGCAAGACTTGGTTTTCAATACCATTGGCAGTGACTCTTTGGATCTCCCTCAGATC GTTGTTGTCGGTTCCCAATCTGCAGGCAAATCTTCTGTCCTTGAGAATATCGTCGGCCGAGATTTTTTACCGCGCGGAGCCGGCATCTGCACTCGTCGTCCCCTGATCCTTCAGCTCATCAACGTTACCGAAGATGAGAACGCTCCCGACCCTGCAAGCGATCCTTATCGATCCCCCGGTGCTGCTCGCCGTTCCGAGTGGGCAGAGTTCCACCACATCCCCAACCGGAGGTTCAACGATTTTGGCGATGTCAAGCGCGAAATTGAGAACGAGACATCCCGAGTTGCCGGCAACAACAAGGGTATCAACCGACAACCTATCAACCTCAAGATCTACTCTCCTCATGTTCTTAACTTGACTCTGGTGGATCTGCCGGGACTAACCAAG GTCCCCATTGGCGACCAGCCTACCGATATTGAGAAGCAGACTCGAAACCTTATTTCCGAATATATTGCCAAGCCTAACAGTATTATCCTCGCCGTGTCTCCCGCCAACGTCGATATCGTTAACTCGGAAGCCCTCAAACTCGCCCGCCATGTTGACCCCCTTGGCCGAAGGACTATTGGTGTCTTGACAAAGGTTGACCTCATGGATCATGGCACAAACGCTCTAGATATTCTTTCAGGCCGCGTCTATCCTCTAAAACTTGGTTTTATCGGCGTTGTCAATCGATCGCAGCAGGATATTCAGGGAAACAAGCCTATGGAGGATGCTCTCCAGGCCGAGGCTGACTTTTTCAAGCACCATCCTGCCTATCGTAACATCTCCATTCGATGTGGCACTCACTACCTGGCTAAGACCCTCAACACTACTCTGATGGGTCATATCCGTGAGCGTTTGCCTGACATCAAAGCTCGACTCAACACTCTTATGGGGCAGACGCAACAGGAGTTGGCCAGTTATGGTGACATGCATTTCAGTGGAAAGGAGCACCGTGGCTCTCTCATCCTCCAGCAAATGACGCGCTTCGCCAACTCTTTCATTTCTTCCATTGACGGTACCTCCACCGAGATTTCTACCAAGGAGTTATGTGGCGGCGCTCGTATTTACTACATTTTCAATTCTGTCTTCGGCAGCGCACTTGACACTATCGACCCTACATCCAACCTCTCCGCCCTCGATATCCGGACCGCGATCCGAAACTCTACTGGACCCCGACCCAGTCTTTTTGTGCCGGAGATGGCTTTCGATCTTCTGGTGAAGCCTCAGATCAAGCTTCTGGAAATTCCTAGTCAACGTTGTGTTGAACTTGTGTACGAAGAGCTGATCAAGATTTGCCACACTTGTGGCTCCACCGAGCTTTCACGATATCCCAGACTTCAGgccaagctcatcgagaCAGTCTCAGACTTGCTCCGTGAGCGTCTTGGTCCTGCTTCGTCATATGTCGAATCACTCATCTCTATCCAACGCGCCTATATCAATACTAATCACCCTAACTTCCTTGGCGCAGCCGCCGCCATGAGTAACGTAGTCAGTGCAAAGCAGGAGCGAGAACGGAAAAGGCTGATCCAGGAGGAGCGCGAGCGCCGAGAGAAGCGGCGTCTGCAGGAGCTTGAGGCCGATGGTGATGGCCCTGAAAATGAGGACGGTGTCAGTGGCCCTCTTGATAAGCCTGAAAAGACCAAGTCAGGAAGAACCAAGGCCACGAAGCCTCCTCGAAGCATATCGCCTTCTCTTTCAGTCCGCGAGAACGGAACCTCCAGCCTTGCTGCCACTATGAACGCGACGCATTTAAACGGCACTCTTCGTTCAGCTTCACCTGCTCGACTCAACCAACAGGGACTCGGAGGTGCCCGAGATTCCTTCTTGAACTACTTTTTCGGCAAGGATGGCCAGACCATTGGCGGTCCCCTTCCCAGCCCTGGCGCCATGCCCAATATGCCTAACGGACGACATATCAGCCAAAACTCGGAGACAAGCTTCCCTATTGTGCGTCGGGAGAGGGAGTTTGCCCGGCCATCTACAGCGACAACAATGGCCCCCGAGGATGACTTGTACGATAGAACAGGGAAGAACTACGGCTTGGCATCCCAGATG GGTGAATCCGCGGAGCCAGCTATGACAGATCGCGAGGCCATGGAGACGGAGCTTATCCGAGCTCTTATCTCTTCCTACTTCAACATTGTTCGCGAGTCCATCGCCGACCAGGTCCCTAAAGCTGTCATGCACCTCCTCGTTAACCACTGTAAGGACGTCGTTCAGAACCGCCTCGTTAGCGAGCTCTACAAGGAATCTCTTTTTGAGGAGCTCCTTTACGAGGATGATGGCGTCAAGAAGGAGCGTGAGAAGTGCGAGCGCCTGCTTCAAACCTACCGTGAGGCCGCTAAGATCATTGGTGAGGTGTTGTAG
- a CDS encoding dynamin GTPase (At least one base has a quality score < 10), protein MAALGEDLLTTVNKLQDLVFNTIGSDSLDLPQIVVVGSQSAGKSSVLENIVGRDFLPRGAGICTRRPLILQLINVTEDENAPDPASDPYRSPGAARRSEWAEFHHIPNRRFNDFGDVKREIENETSRVAGNNKGINRQPINLKIYSPHVLNLTLVDLPGLTKVPIGDQPTDIEKQTRNLISEYIAKPNSIILAVSPANVDIVNSEALKLARHVDPLGRRTIGVLTKVDLMDHGTNALDILSGRVYPLKLGFIGVVNRSQQDIQGNKPMEDALQAEADFFKHHPAYRNISIRCGTHYLAKTLNTTLMGHIRERLPDIKARLNTLMGQTQQELASYGDMHFSGKEHRGSLILQQMTRFANSFISSIDGTSTEISTKELCGGARIYYIFNSVFGSALDTIDPTSNLSALDIRTAIRNSTGPRPSLFVPEMAFDLLVKPQIKLLEIPSQRCVELVYEELIKICHTCGSTELSRYPRLQAKLIETVSDLLRERLGPASSYVESLISIQRAYINTNHPNFLGAAAAMSNVVSAKQERERKRLIQEERERREKRRLQELEADGDGPENEDGVSGPLDKPEKTKSGRTKATKPPRSISPSLSVRENGTSSLAATMNATHLNGTLRSASPARLNQQGLGGARDSFLNYFFGKDGQTIGGPLPSPGAMPNMPNGRHISQNSETSFPIVRREREFARPSTATTMAPEDDLYDRTGKNYGLASQMVSSEDLQVPGLLFSHETNPHHQGESAEPAMTDREAMETELIRALISSYFNIVRESIADQVPKAVMHLLVNHCKDVVQNRLVSELYKESLFEELLYEDDGVKKEREKCERLLQTYREAAKIIGEVL, encoded by the exons atggctgctctTGGCGAGGATCTGCTCACCACGGTCAACAAGCTGCAAGACTTGGTTTTCAATACCATTGGCAGTGACTCTTTGGATCTCCCTCAGATC GTTGTTGTCGGTTCCCAATCTGCAGGCAAATCTTCTGTCCTTGAGAATATCGTCGGCCGAGATTTTTTACCGCGCGGAGCCGGCATCTGCACTCGTCGTCCCCTGATCCTTCAGCTCATCAACGTTACCGAAGATGAGAACGCTCCCGACCCTGCAAGCGATCCTTATCGATCCCCCGGTGCTGCTCGCCGTTCCGAGTGGGCAGAGTTCCACCACATCCCCAACCGGAGGTTCAACGATTTTGGCGATGTCAAGCGCGAAATTGAGAACGAGACATCCCGAGTTGCCGGCAACAACAAGGGTATCAACCGACAACCTATCAACCTCAAGATCTACTCTCCTCATGTTCTTAACTTGACTCTGGTGGATCTGCCGGGACTAACCAAG GTCCCCATTGGCGACCAGCCTACCGATATTGAGAAGCAGACTCGAAACCTTATTTCCGAATATATTGCCAAGCCTAACAGTATTATCCTCGCCGTGTCTCCCGCCAACGTCGATATCGTTAACTCGGAAGCCCTCAAACTCGCCCGCCATGTTGACCCCCTTGGCCGAAGGACTATTGGTGTCTTGACAAAGGTTGACCTCATGGATCATGGCACAAACGCTCTAGATATTCTTTCAGGCCGCGTCTATCCTCTAAAACTTGGTTTTATCGGCGTTGTCAATCGATCGCAGCAGGATATTCAGGGAAACAAGCCTATGGAGGATGCTCTCCAGGCCGAGGCTGACTTTTTCAAGCACCATCCTGCCTATCGTAACATCTCCATTCGATGTGGCACTCACTACCTGGCTAAGACCCTCAACACTACTCTGATGGGTCATATCCGTGAGCGTTTGCCTGACATCAAAGCTCGACTCAACACTCTTATGGGGCAGACGCAACAGGAGTTGGCCAGTTATGGTGACATGCATTTCAGTGGAAAGGAGCACCGTGGCTCTCTCATCCTCCAGCAAATGACGCGCTTCGCCAACTCTTTCATTTCTTCCATTGACGGTACCTCCACCGAGATTTCTACCAAGGAGTTATGTGGCGGCGCTCGTATTTACTACATTTTCAATTCTGTCTTCGGCAGCGCACTTGACACTATCGACCCTACATCCAACCTCTCCGCCCTCGATATCCGGACCGCGATCCGAAACTCTACTGGACCCCGACCCAGTCTTTTTGTGCCGGAGATGGCTTTCGATCTTCTGGTGAAGCCTCAGATCAAGCTTCTGGAAATTCCTAGTCAACGTTGTGTTGAACTTGTGTACGAAGAGCTGATCAAGATTTGCCACACTTGTGGCTCCACCGAGCTTTCACGATATCCCAGACTTCAGgccaagctcatcgagaCAGTCTCAGACTTGCTCCGTGAGCGTCTTGGTCCTGCTTCGTCATATGTCGAATCACTCATCTCTATCCAACGCGCCTATATCAATACTAATCACCCTAACTTCCTTGGCGCAGCCGCCGCCATGAGTAACGTAGTCAGTGCAAAGCAGGAGCGAGAACGGAAAAGGCTGATCCAGGAGGAGCGCGAGCGCCGAGAGAAGCGGCGTCTGCAGGAGCTTGAGGCCGATGGTGATGGCCCTGAAAATGAGGACGGTGTCAGTGGCCCTCTTGATAAGCCTGAAAAGACCAAGTCAGGAAGAACCAAGGCCACGAAGCCTCCTCGAAGCATATCGCCTTCTCTTTCAGTCCGCGAGAACGGAACCTCCAGCCTTGCTGCCACTATGAACGCGACGCATTTAAACGGCACTCTTCGTTCAGCTTCACCTGCTCGACTCAACCAACAGGGACTCGGAGGTGCCCGAGATTCCTTCTTGAACTACTTTTTCGGCAAGGATGGCCAGACCATTGGCGGTCCCCTTCCCAGCCCTGGCGCCATGCCCAATATGCCTAACGGACGACATATCAGCCAAAACTCGGAGACAAGCTTCCCTATTGTGCGTCGGGAGAGGGAGTTTGCCCGGCCATCTACAGCGACAACAATGGCCCCCGAGGATGACTTGTACGATAGAACAGGGAAGAACTACGGCTTGGCATCCCAGATGGTAAGTTCCGAGGATCTACAGGTGCCCGGTCTCCTCTTCTCACACGAAACTAACCCCCACCACCAGGGTGAATCCGCGGAGCCAGCTATGACAGATCGCGAGGCCATGGAGACGGAGCTTATCCGAGCTCTTATCTCTTCCTACTTCAACATTGTTCGCGAGTCCATCGCCGACCAGGTCCCTAAAGCTGTCATGCACCTCCTCGTTAACCACTGTAAGGACGTCGTTCAGAACCGCCTCGTTAGCGAGCTCTACAAGGAATCTCTTTTTGAGGAGCTCCTTTACGAGGATGATGGCGTCAAGAAGGAGCGTGAGAAGTGCGAGCGCCTGCTTCAAACCTACCGTGAGGCCGCTAAGATCATTGGTGAGGTGTTGTAG
- a CDS encoding hypothetical protein (At least one base has a quality score < 10): MIIPENQGADASGLTVTPGASTTSGRSEADVHMADDLDYEPSDASSYDPAAALLDAISQPSKKRRQSIDVKAVQQTKKVRLDKADLPGPPAQSLVKDRAKQLPEQIWQHIFTLVPPRDLGRLLAVNKLFHAFLSPLSTHSPVCYSDRPSSFPLLKPDAIWQASRRLFWPRMPAPLKGKSEIQMWRLVCSVSCQLCGLQSQKKLPSSNNEAWCRGPGPSDVCPVFPFCVFACGNCLKKKGIKELELLLSSSFPSVLLPGLPPVLVDADMHVIHPRAIQAGTVPPHIQVTKLFWSEHVEQIKLEFENVKALGFAAAEEWIKGLEIRGKQALADASRWEKWAGSGGMAQFQAPKTAAKPEAPFSFTPLAISAPLSKTSSAPAQSIGEHHRQTPVADDTRGSMVQLEANLHPLRTPVQQKRTKEEAAHLKAQRRTDIENRAMLLDPPLTANVLAHIPSFQAALQLITPLDDHAWELLKPRLLAQRVEAELREKQSCSNPQTLGDKLPTMEADKKPAREPREVTDQEWDDIQGPVRARISEYADEIIEGWNNGAKVKRKNCPQYAADVLLYVRKRFYAEVAKDTAATIAAGKKPIVEPLEGPWTQRLTLENMKWVFDVKVKPRTEPMRKELFLCNSCLGVNGVLKFFGFEGVLQHYAAKHTVALSLGNVVVHWRAEWPEVPPFSPDPLAKEKAYYDNEPRNSLASNVPIQQSYSIFQPGTPAGYALPVYGAEAPPFSFYSSRPPIPPVSVYGQNSAHTYGPSYSTTTTYYDPATYSSYPGPFSSGMAHGSQRQLNSYTRPPVPVPNPSEFVSYSNYYDSNNIASVNSTHQYQHESFIRSTQSVWSKVGHHKKIPPAVRAYVAIYHANKLFEESESEILPLSLFIEATSKNKKLRSLRALNGVSCKVCNDDNIFHVPQLARHFESEHVEKPRSQGRAHMDWRTEMIKMPENERMAGLEIKTRGDSVLYTLVKEALPWAFEQAFIDKYASKPARTTPNKTPPPRVSVQSPAQIFTTMPSNRSREERQQSDVGHVREQTQQPGHADLGSQSLASSRLDLRLSAHIESEPDIPHLRPASEVYGRKMVGARRTQGKPASQAADSASTFGNYSPSDFEKFQDPHNRSNKIETEQEVTTYHVSYPTGPRNKAHWREEKSSDYRDVREQRYSDPEPASPRNRSASVGDRPQDHHPLVATSVAAAPSYAEVERGGREEPHVAQNHQTVEEEVIYVDESGWEIGRGLRARNTLPQESRYGPVNAERFGEHARPSPSWFNNHNQFYYREPSPRSQYAPPERHFDPPANSDHVYYNRHSTRPPLEHSDAYEVVEVNHPDGDYFIRRPVRQVDRPYHAYETRQPRPEQSIFPQRGIAQGPSGYNLSHEADPHIPSRPALMPNYNDNPRYPSCATGGTPADHGNQR; this comes from the exons ATGATTATCCCAGAGAATCAAGGGGCCGACGCCTCTGGTTTAACCGTCACCCCAGGAGCATCAACAACCAGTGGTAGAAGCGAGGCCGACGTGCACATGGCTGATGATCTGGATTATGAGCCCTCAGATGCCTCTAGCTATGACCCTGCAGCGGCTCTACTCGATGCCATCTCCCAGCCCTCGAAAAAAAGGCGACAGTCAATAGATGTCAAGGCTGTCCAGCAAACTAAGAAAGTTAGGCTTGATAAAGCCGATCTTCCAGGCCCGCCGGCTCAAAGTCTTGTGAAGGATCGAGCCAAGCAGCTCCCGGAACAGATATGGCAACATATCTTCACTCTTGTACCACCCAGAGACCTGGGTCGTTTGTTGGCTGTCAACAAACTATTCCATGCCTTTCTTAGCCCCCTTTCCACTCATTCCCCAGTGTGTTATAGTGATAGACCGTCATCCTTTCCTTTACTGAAGCCAGATGCCATCTGGCAAGCTTCAAGAAGACTGTTTTGGCCGCGCATGCCTGCACCCCTAAAGGGGAAATCGGAGATTCAGATGTGGCGTCTCGTTTGTTCTGTGTCTTGCCAACTCTGTGGTTTGCAGAGCCAGAAAAAGCTACCATCTTCGAACAACGAAGCTTGGTGTCGTGGTCCAGGTCCAAGTGACGTCTGTCCCGTTTTCCCCTTTTGTGTCTTCGCTTGCGGAAATTGCCTGAAGAAAAAGGGCATCAAG GAACTAGAACTCctcttgtcttcttcatTTCCTTCTGTTCTGCTCCCAGGTCTTCCTCCGGTACTTGTGGATGCCGATATGCATGTAATACATCCCCGTGCCATACAGGCGGGAACTGTGCCGCCACACATCCAGGTTACCAAACTCTTCTGGTCGGAGCATGTTGAACAAATCAAGCTGGAATTCGAAAACGTCAAGGCGCTAGGGTTTGCTGCTGCCGAAGAGTGGATAAAAGGTCTAGAGATCCGAGGAAAGCAGGCTCTAGCCGATGCCTCTCGTTGGGAAAAATGGGCTGGTTCAGGTGGGATGGCTCAGTTTCAGGCACCGAAGACTGCTGCCAAACCAGAAGCTCCATTCTCATTTACGCCTCTGGCTATTTCAGCTCCCCTTAGTAAGACTTCATCAGCTCCCGCTCAATCAATCGGTGAGCACCATCGCCAAACACCTGTTGCAGATGACACCCGTGGATCAATGGTGCAATTGGAGGCTAACCTCCACCCCTTACGCACCCCAGTTCAGCAAAAACGGACGAAGGAGGAGGCGGCTCACCTCAAGGCTCAAAGACGGACCGACATTGAGAATCGAGCCATGCTTCTTGATCCTCCGTTGACTGCGAATGTTCTGGCTCATATTCCATCTTTTCAGGCAGCACTTCAACTTATCACGCCGCTTGATGATCACGCATGGGAACTCTTGAAGCCCCGTCTTCTCGCTCAGAGGGTAGAAGCGGAGCTGCGAGAGAAGCAAAGTTGTAGCAACCCTCAAACACTTGGAGACAAGCTTCCGACGATGGAGGCTGATAAAAAGCCCGCTAGGGAACCAAGAGAAGTTACAGACCAGGAATGGGATGATATCCAGGGGCCCGTTCGAGCGCGCATATCGGAATATGCAGACGAAATCATCGAAGGATGGAACAACGGcgccaaggtcaagagaAAGAATTGTCCACAATATGCCGCAGATGTGCTGCTTTACGTTCGTAAAAGGTTCTATGCCGAAGTTGCAAAGGACACTGCTGCCACAATCGCGGCAGGGAAGAAGCCGATTGTCGAGCCCCTAGAGGGGCCTTGGACTCAACGGTTGACACTGGAGAACATGAAGTGGGTCTTTgatgtcaaggtcaagcccCGTACCGAACCTATGCGCAAGGAGTTGTTTCTTTGTAACAGCTGCCTTGGTGTGAATGGAGTCTTGAAATTCTTTGGATTCGAGGGTGTGCTTCAACACTATGCAGCCAAGCACACAGTTGCTCTCAGTCTGGGTAATGTTGTCGTGCACTGGAGAGCGGAGTGGCCAGAAGTGCCTCCTTTTAGTCCTGACCCTCTCGCCAAAGAGAAAGCCTATTATGACAACGAGCCACGCAACTCACTCGCGTCAAATGTTCCAATTCAACAAAGCTATTCTATCTTTCAGCCTGGTACACCAGCAGGATATGCTCTGCCTGTTTACGGCGCAGAAGCACCGCCATTCTCATTTTACAGTTCCAGGCCTCCAATTCCTCCTGTATCTGTATACGGGCAAAATTCAGCCCATACCTACGGTCCATCTtactcaacaacaacaacataTTACGACCCTGCAACATATTCTTCATACCCAGGACCGTTTTCTTCGGGCATGGCACATGGCTCTCAAAGACAATTGAACAGCTACACAAGACCTCCGGTTCCAGTCCCTAACCCTTCCGAGTTTGTATCATATTCCAACTACTACGATAGCAATAACATCGCCTCAGTCAACAGCACTCATCAATACCAACATGAAAGTTTCATCAGGAGCACTCAATCTGTCTGGTCAAAGGTTGGGCATCATAAGAAGATCCCACCTGCAGTTAGGGCTTACGTCGCCATTTACCATGCTAACAAACTGTTCGAGGAGTCTGAGAGCGAGATCCTACCGTTGTCGCTGTTCATTGAAGCCACGTCgaaaaataagaaattaCGCAGTCTGAGGGCTCTCAACGGAGTTTCTTGCAAGGTGTGCAACGACGACAACATATTTCACGTACCTCAACTCGCCAGACATTTTGAATCAGAACATGTCGAAAAGCCAAGGAGTCAAGGACGAGCACATATGGATTGGCGAACAGAAATGATAAAAATGCCTGAAAATGAGCGAATGGCTGGACTGGAAATCAAGACTCGGGGAGACTCTGTCTTGTACACTCTTGTTAAGGAGGCTCTTCCCTGGGCATTCGAACAAGCCTTCATAGACAAATATGCTTCGAAGCCTGCGCGAACAACACCCAATAAGACACCACCTCCGCGAGTGTCAGTGCAGTCGCCAGCTCAGATCTTCACTACTATGCCAAGCAATCGATCAAGGGAAGAACGCCAGCAAAGTGATGTCGGGCATGTGAGGGAGCAAACGCAGCAGCCGGGTCATGCGGATCTGGGAAGTCAGTCCTTGGCATCAAGTCGACTAGACCTGCGCCTTTCTGCACATATCGAGTCTGAGCCAGACATACCGCATCTTCGTCCAGCAAGCGAGGTTTATGGTCGAAAGATGGTCGGGGCTAGAAGGACACAGGGGAAACCTGCATCCCAAGCCGCTGATAGTGCTTCAACGTTTGGTAACTACTCGCCATCGGACTTCGAAAAGTTTCAAGATCCACATAATAGAAGCAACAAGATCGAGACTGAGCAGGAAGTCACCACTTATCATGTTTCATATCCCACAGGGCCGCGGAACAAGGCTCATTGGCGCGAAGAAAAATCATCCGATTACCGTGACGTCCGAGAACAGCGTTATTCGGACCCAGAACCAGCTAGTCCACGTAACAGAAGCGCATCGGTTGGCGACCGgcctcaagaccatcatcCGTTAGTGGCCACCTCGGTCGCTGCAGCACCCAGCTACGCGGAGGTCGAAAGAGGGGGGCGTGAAGAGCCTCATGTGGCTCAGAACCACCAGACAGTTGAAGAGGAGGTCATCTACGTTGACGAATCCGGATGGGAGATTGGAAGAGGTCTTAGAGCCCGAAATACCCTACCACAGGAATCCAGATATGGCCCGGTCAACGCTGAAAGGTTTGGCGAGCATGCCCGACCTTCACCCTCATGGTTTAACAACCATAACCAATTCTATTATAGAGAACCTAGCCCTCGGTCTCAATATGCACCACCAGAACGCCACTTCGATCCTCCAGCTAATTCCGATCATGTCTATTATAATCGTCACAGTACTCGTCCTCCGCTAGAGCATTCAGATGCATATGAAGTCGTCGAGGTTAATCATCCAGACGGCGACTACTTCATCAGGCGCCCTGTACGACAGGTTGACAGGCCATACCATGCCTATGAGACTAGACAGCCACGACCAGAGCAGAGCATATTCCCTCAACGAGGAATAGCTCAAGGCCCTTCGGGCTACAACTTGAGTCATGAAGCAGATCCTCATATTCCGAGTCGGCCCGCTCTTATGCCTAATTATAACGACAACCCACGATATCCTTCTTGTGCAACGGGGGGAACACCAGCGGACCATGGGAACCAGCGATGA